In one window of Allorhodopirellula heiligendammensis DNA:
- a CDS encoding EF-hand domain-containing protein yields MMRYPRRLSVMFLTIVCSSTVQAEDAGRHDMLLLLPGGPVHLRVQIMDDAKTLEQTRADYLTRLVASLDTDQDGKLSRTETQKHPLFVSGRRFEGNKFLDSLRSSRPYTTQDLELAVDRAAGQLVTYRQNNALADQDLSVFRVLDRDESGLIDRVEMQLSPARIAERDSDFDQCVTFDEFLTTAPTTMQGALVSPLLDEPPGAVHSEMLRDATEPILAARLVRRYDTDRDAHLTADELGWKAERLESLDVDQDGKLSMQEMSRLATAEPDMSLTVDLHQSSSDAMQLVSAHAADVEVARSDLIRLQRGGLSLSVSYRHRDPMAEANANAADTFNAIDVDANGYLDRDEIAEHQRFARYLFDAMDQDDDDRVFAEEMMSYVKQYTEPASTTCQVTLLDNGNGFFQILDTNADGRISIRELRQCETQLLNVAGNESAINPSRLTKSYRIEIQRGGVGLFGRVDRPTMDTPEAFLKPPSGPIWFQRMDRNGDGDLTWDEFLGPRDVFHQTDADHDDLIDEAEATQATKDAT; encoded by the coding sequence ATGATGCGATATCCGCGGCGACTTTCCGTGATGTTCCTGACGATCGTCTGCTCGTCAACCGTGCAAGCCGAGGATGCAGGCCGACACGACATGCTGTTGTTGTTACCCGGTGGTCCCGTACATCTGCGTGTCCAGATCATGGACGATGCCAAGACATTGGAACAAACCCGCGCGGACTATTTGACTCGCTTGGTCGCGTCGCTGGACACGGACCAGGATGGAAAACTCAGTCGCACTGAAACTCAAAAGCATCCGTTGTTCGTCAGCGGACGAAGATTTGAAGGCAACAAGTTCCTCGACTCCTTACGCTCGAGTCGCCCATACACAACTCAAGACCTCGAACTGGCGGTCGATCGCGCCGCGGGACAGCTGGTAACCTACCGCCAAAATAATGCGCTCGCCGACCAAGACCTGAGTGTCTTTCGCGTACTCGACCGAGACGAGTCAGGATTGATCGACCGCGTTGAAATGCAGTTGTCCCCCGCGCGAATCGCCGAGCGTGACAGCGATTTTGATCAATGCGTGACGTTCGACGAATTCTTGACCACCGCACCGACGACCATGCAAGGTGCTCTCGTTAGCCCTCTCCTTGACGAACCCCCTGGGGCGGTGCACTCCGAGATGCTTCGCGATGCCACCGAGCCGATTCTGGCCGCCCGCTTGGTTCGCCGGTACGACACCGATCGCGATGCCCACCTCACCGCTGACGAATTGGGCTGGAAGGCAGAGCGGCTCGAGTCGCTCGACGTGGACCAGGACGGCAAGCTGAGCATGCAAGAGATGAGTCGGCTCGCGACCGCTGAACCCGACATGTCTTTGACGGTCGACTTGCATCAATCCTCCAGCGACGCCATGCAGCTCGTCTCAGCCCATGCAGCTGATGTGGAAGTAGCGAGATCCGATTTGATCCGCCTGCAACGCGGCGGCTTGTCGCTCAGCGTCAGTTACCGGCATCGAGACCCCATGGCCGAAGCCAACGCCAACGCAGCAGACACGTTCAACGCGATCGATGTTGATGCCAACGGATACCTCGACCGCGACGAAATCGCCGAACACCAGCGTTTCGCTCGCTACCTCTTCGACGCGATGGATCAAGACGACGACGACCGAGTGTTTGCCGAGGAGATGATGTCGTATGTCAAGCAGTACACCGAACCCGCATCGACAACGTGCCAGGTGACATTGCTCGACAATGGCAATGGTTTTTTTCAGATTCTCGATACCAACGCCGACGGTCGCATCTCAATTCGCGAGCTGCGACAATGTGAAACTCAATTACTGAACGTCGCTGGGAACGAATCTGCGATCAATCCGTCGCGATTGACCAAGTCATACCGGATTGAAATTCAACGTGGGGGCGTGGGGCTGTTCGGACGCGTTGACCGGCCCACGATGGATACGCCTGAGGCATTCCTGAAACCGCCGAGTGGTCCGATTTGGTTCCAACGGATGGACCGCAATGGAGACGGCGACTTGACCTGGGACGAGTTTCTCGGCCCGCGAGATGTGTTTCATCAAACCGATGCCGATCACGACGATTTAATTGACGAAGCCGAAGCCACTCAAGCCACGAAGGATGCAACATGA
- a CDS encoding DUF1501 domain-containing protein, whose product MSIRFQFDHYSRRDIMRIAAASLAGTSCSGWLPRLAHAAAGKRPPKACILLWMSGGPSQLETLDPKPGHRNGGPTKAIATAVPGISLSDNLPLLAKQMRDVALIRSMKTREGDHGRATQLMQTGYRPMGGGTEYPVLGSLVAQRNAPHDSPLPGFVSIAPFRFGNLGSGFLGPRYSPLLVSGASNNPTTRANLTVENLEPVGIPRDGLDNRQQLLQLMRAGMAGESASALKHAAVYDQAMRMVETRGEGAFNLDEEPAELRDAYGRSRFGQGCLLARRLVERGVPFVEVSLDATGDASWDSHLNNFRAVTSMCGTLDPAWSTLLTDLRQRGLLESTLVVWMGEFGRTPKINPNSGRDHFPDAWSVALAGASIAGGQVIGETTADAMEVKDRPVSAADLFATVLESIGISSSSSNSLGDRPIPIVDEGGTPIKELVG is encoded by the coding sequence ATGTCGATAAGGTTTCAGTTCGATCATTATTCACGCCGCGACATCATGCGAATCGCCGCGGCGTCGTTGGCGGGGACGAGTTGCTCGGGATGGCTGCCAAGATTGGCTCACGCTGCTGCCGGCAAACGACCTCCCAAAGCATGCATTCTGCTCTGGATGTCGGGTGGGCCTAGCCAACTGGAGACACTCGATCCGAAGCCGGGGCATCGTAACGGCGGGCCGACCAAGGCCATTGCGACTGCGGTACCGGGCATCTCACTGAGCGACAATCTGCCTCTGCTCGCGAAACAGATGCGGGACGTCGCTCTGATTCGATCGATGAAAACGCGCGAAGGCGACCACGGCCGGGCCACCCAACTGATGCAGACCGGTTACCGACCGATGGGCGGTGGGACCGAATATCCCGTTCTCGGCTCGTTGGTTGCCCAGCGAAATGCGCCCCATGACTCACCGTTGCCCGGCTTCGTGTCGATCGCACCTTTCCGGTTTGGAAATTTAGGGAGCGGTTTTTTGGGACCGCGTTACTCACCGCTGCTGGTTTCCGGCGCGAGCAACAACCCGACCACACGTGCGAATTTGACTGTGGAAAACCTTGAACCGGTCGGCATCCCACGAGACGGATTGGACAATCGCCAGCAATTGCTCCAATTGATGCGTGCGGGCATGGCTGGGGAATCGGCATCGGCGCTCAAGCACGCTGCCGTCTACGACCAAGCGATGCGGATGGTGGAAACCCGGGGCGAAGGCGCTTTCAACTTAGACGAAGAGCCTGCCGAACTGCGTGATGCGTATGGCCGCAGTCGGTTCGGGCAAGGCTGTTTGCTGGCTCGGCGGTTGGTCGAACGGGGAGTGCCCTTTGTCGAGGTCTCGCTCGATGCCACCGGTGACGCCAGCTGGGACTCACACCTAAACAATTTCCGGGCGGTGACATCCATGTGCGGCACGCTCGATCCGGCGTGGTCAACACTGCTCACCGACTTGCGTCAGCGCGGGTTGCTGGAATCGACCCTGGTCGTGTGGATGGGCGAGTTTGGGCGCACCCCCAAGATCAACCCGAATAGCGGACGCGACCATTTCCCCGATGCCTGGAGCGTCGCTCTGGCGGGTGCCTCGATCGCGGGCGGGCAGGTGATTGGTGAGACAACCGCGGATGCGATGGAGGTCAAGGATCGTCCTGTCAGTGCCGCAGATCTATTTGCCACAGTGCTGGAATCAATCGGTATCTCATCATCATCGAGTAATTCATTGGGCGATCGGCCGATCCCGATTGTCGATGAAGGAGGCACCCCGATCAAGGAGCTCGTGGGATGA
- a CDS encoding DUF1553 domain-containing protein translates to MRSLAVLLLVVLSGVLGSSRLAQADSRGEDLAAWLDQRGQELFGPLPTRCDDLTFARRVYLDVLGRVPSVSELRDFEALGDRRRHTLIDQLVFGEGTRAEVYQRLAAANLARQWRRVLLPPGTTVNGAPETLELWLQDAFARKVPFDEMMRRLTSADTSGYYQLLGSLPENYAAHISRVALGVRMECAQCHDHPFVDWKQSDFWGLAAFYGDMPRVGDVANASRQAKTPGSIWYEGTEYAAKFLWDPAAIEKPERAARTRFAAWLTSAANPNFSATAVNRFWQLLVGRGLFPDVENLDLAMPDEREVLDEFGQRFAATGFSVDQLTAAICKSAWYQAESAASEVAPTSQRFTRTLKVISPEQVFDSLEQSLILPVSRIDPASSRWSGDRLQLVSRLSETTGTTPEDYAAGIPQALMLMNGKMTSDAISSERSRLLRAVLDSPFFNQQDRIKTLYLAVLTREPSAAELSSLSDYLETQSTETAREHAYGEILWALLNSPEFVLCR, encoded by the coding sequence ATGCGATCGTTGGCAGTCCTTCTACTGGTCGTCTTGAGCGGTGTGCTCGGCTCCTCGCGACTGGCCCAGGCTGACTCACGGGGCGAGGATTTAGCGGCCTGGCTTGATCAACGCGGCCAGGAATTGTTTGGTCCGCTCCCCACACGATGTGACGACCTGACGTTTGCGCGGCGAGTCTATCTGGATGTATTGGGGCGGGTACCGAGTGTCTCGGAGCTACGGGATTTTGAGGCGTTGGGCGATCGGCGTCGGCACACGTTGATCGATCAATTGGTCTTTGGCGAAGGAACCCGGGCGGAGGTCTATCAGCGACTCGCGGCTGCCAATCTTGCTCGTCAGTGGCGCCGTGTCCTGCTGCCGCCGGGAACGACGGTGAACGGTGCGCCGGAGACGCTCGAACTCTGGTTGCAAGACGCCTTCGCTCGAAAGGTACCGTTTGACGAAATGATGCGACGGCTGACCAGTGCGGACACGTCCGGCTATTACCAATTACTGGGGAGTCTGCCGGAGAATTATGCCGCTCACATCTCACGGGTCGCCCTCGGCGTGCGGATGGAATGTGCCCAGTGTCACGACCATCCGTTCGTGGATTGGAAGCAATCTGATTTCTGGGGTCTGGCTGCGTTCTATGGTGACATGCCTCGCGTGGGAGACGTTGCGAACGCTTCGCGGCAAGCGAAGACGCCTGGATCGATATGGTATGAAGGGACTGAATATGCTGCCAAGTTCCTCTGGGATCCAGCCGCGATCGAGAAACCTGAACGAGCAGCGCGAACGCGGTTTGCCGCCTGGCTGACATCGGCAGCGAATCCGAACTTTTCGGCAACGGCGGTCAATCGTTTTTGGCAGCTCTTGGTGGGCCGTGGGTTATTCCCTGATGTCGAAAACCTCGATTTGGCCATGCCAGACGAACGTGAAGTGCTGGACGAGTTCGGTCAGCGGTTCGCCGCAACCGGTTTCAGCGTGGATCAGTTGACGGCAGCCATATGCAAATCGGCGTGGTACCAAGCTGAGAGTGCGGCGAGTGAAGTCGCACCTACGTCACAGAGGTTCACACGGACATTGAAAGTGATCAGTCCCGAGCAGGTATTCGACTCTCTCGAACAGTCTCTGATCTTACCTGTCAGTCGGATCGATCCTGCCTCGTCGCGGTGGTCCGGCGATCGCCTGCAATTAGTCAGCCGACTGAGCGAAACAACCGGCACGACTCCTGAAGACTATGCCGCTGGTATTCCGCAAGCGCTGATGCTGATGAACGGCAAAATGACCAGTGACGCGATCAGCTCGGAGCGTAGCCGGTTGCTCCGCGCCGTGCTCGACTCACCTTTCTTCAATCAGCAGGATCGCATCAAAACATTGTATTTAGCGGTGTTGACGCGGGAGCCGTCCGCGGCGGAGCTCTCATCGCTGAGCGACTATTTGGAAACACAGTCCACTGAGACGGCCCGGGAGCACGCCTATGGCGAGATTCTCTGGGCCTTGTTAAACAGCCCGGAGTTTGTGCTATGTCGATAA
- a CDS encoding SMC-Scp complex subunit ScpB — protein sequence MSNPTGDENAADPDAVAGEEREPFEHEELDPDADFDDDEDAFSLEELGAAYQHLVGDGESNEHGVGLEIGEVLQREHLVAAQTNSRQNTDDAPDDDAPDTDEAWQADVAEQPAEEIAASPEAIIEAALFVGNPNGNGITAARLASIMRGMTPEEVIETLDRLQASYREHRQGIRIAEDESGYRLVVAPEVESIRHVFTGKVRETKLAQPAIEVLAMVAYQPGITAVECTDKRGRDSGPLLNQMVRRRLIEMKREPVAAPDSSTDANSASSKKKPKLVSRFYPAERLLVLLGLDSLDDLPQVEEGHLQ from the coding sequence ATGAGCAATCCAACCGGTGACGAGAATGCAGCCGATCCCGATGCCGTGGCAGGCGAGGAACGCGAGCCATTCGAACATGAGGAACTCGACCCTGACGCGGATTTCGACGACGACGAGGATGCGTTCTCACTTGAGGAACTCGGGGCGGCCTATCAACACCTTGTCGGTGACGGCGAATCCAATGAGCACGGCGTTGGACTGGAGATCGGCGAAGTGCTCCAGCGTGAACACTTGGTTGCAGCTCAAACTAACAGCCGTCAAAACACCGATGACGCACCCGACGATGACGCCCCAGACACAGACGAGGCCTGGCAGGCGGACGTCGCCGAGCAGCCAGCAGAAGAGATTGCCGCGTCACCCGAGGCGATCATCGAAGCGGCGCTGTTCGTGGGCAACCCCAATGGCAATGGGATCACCGCAGCACGCCTGGCGTCGATCATGCGAGGCATGACCCCCGAGGAAGTAATCGAAACCCTCGATCGCCTCCAAGCCTCTTATCGCGAACACCGCCAAGGCATCCGAATCGCCGAGGACGAATCGGGATATCGCCTCGTCGTTGCACCGGAGGTTGAATCGATCCGCCACGTGTTCACAGGCAAGGTTCGCGAGACCAAACTCGCCCAACCCGCGATCGAGGTGCTCGCCATGGTCGCCTACCAACCGGGCATCACCGCCGTCGAATGCACCGACAAACGCGGTCGTGATAGCGGACCTTTGCTAAACCAAATGGTTCGCCGCCGGCTAATTGAGATGAAACGTGAACCAGTCGCTGCGCCAGACAGCTCCACAGACGCAAACTCGGCCTCGAGTAAGAAGAAGCCGAAACTGGTGTCCAGATTTTACCCCGCCGAACGCCTGCTCGTGCTCCTCGGATTGGACTCACTTGACGATCTACCTCAGGTCGAAGAAGGACACCTCCAATAG
- a CDS encoding sigma-70 family RNA polymerase sigma factor: MSSDATSNPPPSLSDPEWIGRYEPYLRMLARTHMRAAYRAKIGDSDIVQQTMLNAVGAIDQFRGGTEAELRAWLRQILVRQICHLDRDLHREKRDVRRERSMEQKLAQSSMRLEGLLAADQATPSQVAVVGENVTALAAAVERLPEGQRQAIELHYLEGLKLAEVAEVLDKTTGAVAGLLHRGMKQLRADWTASQFRGDAT; the protein is encoded by the coding sequence ATGTCATCTGACGCCACCTCCAATCCCCCGCCATCGCTGTCTGACCCCGAGTGGATTGGCCGTTACGAGCCGTATCTGCGAATGCTGGCTCGGACCCACATGCGGGCCGCGTACCGAGCCAAGATCGGCGACTCCGACATTGTCCAACAGACGATGCTCAACGCCGTCGGTGCCATCGATCAGTTTCGCGGCGGTACCGAGGCCGAACTGCGAGCGTGGCTGCGTCAAATACTCGTACGGCAAATCTGCCATCTTGACCGCGATTTGCACCGCGAAAAACGCGATGTCCGCCGCGAGCGGTCGATGGAACAGAAACTCGCCCAGTCATCGATGCGGCTGGAGGGACTCTTAGCGGCCGATCAAGCCACGCCGAGCCAGGTGGCAGTCGTCGGCGAGAATGTCACCGCTCTTGCCGCGGCCGTAGAACGACTGCCTGAAGGCCAACGCCAAGCGATCGAACTGCACTACCTCGAAGGTCTGAAATTAGCCGAGGTGGCCGAGGTACTCGACAAAACCACCGGCGCTGTCGCAGGCCTACTGCACCGCGGCATGAAACAATTGCGTGCCGACTGGACCGCGTCTCAGTTCCGAGGCGATGCCACATGA
- the ruvB gene encoding Holliday junction branch migration DNA helicase RuvB, producing MAREAIYQQSDPERRGDALGDHVSGGRNPSHAGTDRSARPDAGAASKRPGTLPNGDSRVPEGPVSEDPEGQVPGRSEADGRLRPRRMDEMVGQKDVIERLKIAIDAAQSRGEPLGHILFDGPPGLGKTTFATVIPAEMNTSVQMANGAGLRAPKDLLPYLTNVSEGSVLFIDEIHRVPKAVEEYLYTAMEDFRIDVVLGDGVNARTLNLELKPFTLIGATTRAGMLSAPLRDRFQIREHLGWYTPQELAEIVHRNAKKLSIEVDDASASVIADRSRSTPRLANNRLLWVRDYAQSKAGGKVDREITRAALDMIGIDHLGLDKQDRNYLDTLMRVFLGGPAGLDAIAHTMNVSGDTLEDEVEPFLLRSELLVRTRRGRLATPNAYEHMRRPLPAS from the coding sequence ATGGCACGCGAAGCAATCTACCAACAATCCGATCCTGAGCGACGCGGTGACGCGTTGGGGGACCACGTGTCGGGTGGGCGAAATCCATCCCATGCGGGGACCGACCGCTCGGCACGCCCCGATGCCGGCGCGGCCAGCAAACGCCCCGGTACACTGCCAAATGGAGATTCTCGGGTCCCCGAGGGCCCCGTCTCGGAGGATCCCGAGGGTCAGGTTCCGGGACGGTCGGAAGCGGACGGGAGGCTGCGTCCTCGCCGCATGGATGAAATGGTCGGGCAGAAGGATGTGATCGAGCGGCTGAAGATCGCCATTGACGCGGCTCAGTCCCGCGGCGAGCCACTCGGGCATATCCTCTTCGATGGTCCACCCGGGCTCGGTAAGACGACGTTTGCCACGGTCATTCCGGCCGAGATGAACACCAGCGTGCAGATGGCAAATGGCGCTGGTCTCCGCGCCCCCAAGGATCTGTTGCCGTATCTCACCAATGTGTCTGAGGGGTCCGTGCTCTTTATCGACGAAATTCACCGGGTTCCCAAGGCCGTCGAAGAGTACCTCTATACGGCCATGGAAGACTTTCGAATTGACGTGGTACTGGGCGACGGCGTCAACGCCCGCACGCTCAACCTCGAGCTGAAGCCATTCACGCTGATCGGCGCGACGACGCGGGCGGGCATGCTCAGCGCGCCGCTGCGAGATCGCTTTCAAATTCGTGAACATCTCGGTTGGTATACCCCACAAGAACTTGCCGAAATCGTTCATCGCAACGCGAAGAAACTATCGATCGAGGTCGACGACGCGTCCGCCTCCGTGATCGCAGATCGGTCCCGCAGCACGCCCCGACTGGCTAATAATCGCCTGCTCTGGGTGCGTGACTATGCCCAGAGCAAAGCGGGGGGGAAGGTCGACCGGGAGATTACCCGCGCCGCGTTGGACATGATCGGGATCGATCACCTCGGACTCGACAAGCAGGACCGAAATTATCTCGACACGCTGATGCGGGTGTTTTTGGGTGGTCCTGCTGGGCTCGATGCGATTGCGCACACCATGAATGTCAGCGGCGACACGCTCGAGGACGAAGTCGAGCCGTTTTTACTCCGCAGTGAACTGCTCGTTCGCACCCGTCGCGGTCGACTGGCGACGCCCAACGCCTACGAGCATATGCGTCGTCCGCTGCCAGCGAGTTGA
- a CDS encoding DUF1559 domain-containing protein, with product MHTSLPHLQVPDQPAQPINTGSRRAFTLVELLVVIAIIGVLVGLLLPAVQAAREAARRMSCSNNLKQLGLSIHNYQSAYQQLPMHGGGTWRDGAALDTNTTNRMDLSIWVGLTPFMEQQALWQQISNPLANNGGAPNPWPAMGPETTAVAYAPWTTEIATLRCPSDPGVGLPSFGRTNYAACLGDSLHYMDQGPLGIVNRTVYSMSNLSTHAQQAAAACRGAFISHQSTRLRDVLDGLSNTIFVGEIATDLGDNDIRTRPGIGFDSPPGEMLRDDPDACLDEGFNDATRPQFWLPGAITLAPNEEGRGFRWAASGAAFSGFNTIRPPNQEVCFGGNSASSHGVASASSRHQGGVHVLMGDGAIKFITESIVGGVHHHSNVWLGGTGDNAPGSPSPYDLWGALGTRASHEIVSDGF from the coding sequence ATGCACACGTCGCTTCCCCATTTGCAGGTGCCTGACCAGCCCGCTCAACCCATCAACACCGGATCTCGCCGCGCTTTCACGCTCGTCGAACTTCTGGTCGTGATCGCCATCATTGGCGTCCTCGTCGGTCTCCTGCTGCCCGCCGTTCAGGCTGCACGTGAGGCGGCCCGGCGGATGAGCTGTAGCAACAATCTGAAACAACTCGGGCTGAGCATCCACAACTATCAATCCGCCTATCAGCAACTACCGATGCACGGCGGCGGCACTTGGCGTGACGGTGCCGCGTTGGACACCAATACCACCAATCGCATGGACCTTTCGATCTGGGTCGGGCTGACCCCGTTCATGGAACAACAGGCGTTGTGGCAACAAATCAGCAATCCTTTGGCAAACAATGGCGGGGCGCCCAATCCGTGGCCCGCGATGGGCCCCGAAACAACTGCGGTAGCTTACGCACCCTGGACCACCGAGATTGCCACTCTGCGTTGCCCGAGCGATCCGGGTGTCGGTTTGCCTAGTTTCGGACGCACCAACTATGCCGCCTGCCTGGGCGACTCGCTGCACTACATGGATCAAGGCCCGCTCGGCATCGTCAATCGCACCGTGTACTCGATGAGCAATTTGAGCACCCACGCTCAACAGGCTGCCGCGGCCTGCCGGGGAGCGTTTATCTCGCATCAATCGACGAGACTTCGCGATGTGCTCGACGGGCTGTCCAATACGATTTTCGTCGGCGAGATCGCGACCGATCTCGGCGACAATGACATTCGCACACGCCCGGGGATTGGTTTTGATTCCCCACCCGGCGAGATGCTCCGGGACGATCCGGATGCCTGTCTCGACGAAGGCTTTAATGACGCTACACGACCGCAATTCTGGCTGCCGGGTGCGATCACGCTCGCTCCGAATGAAGAGGGACGCGGTTTTCGCTGGGCCGCCAGCGGCGCAGCATTCAGTGGATTCAACACGATCCGCCCACCGAACCAAGAGGTCTGCTTCGGTGGCAACTCGGCGAGCTCGCACGGTGTGGCATCGGCGAGTAGTCGACACCAGGGCGGCGTCCACGTACTGATGGGCGACGGCGCGATCAAATTCATCACGGAGTCGATCGTGGGCGGCGTCCATCACCACAGCAACGTGTGGCTCGGTGGCACTGGAGACAACGCCCCTGGCTCGCCGAGCCCGTACGATTTGTGGGGCGCCTTGGGAACCCGAGCGTCGCACGAAATTGTCAGCGACGGTTTTTAA